In one window of Nycticebus coucang isolate mNycCou1 chromosome 23, mNycCou1.pri, whole genome shotgun sequence DNA:
- the IDUA gene encoding alpha-L-iduronidase isoform X1, with protein MSSPRPGAATVPPVRPRAALLALLAVLPAALAETPHLVRVDVTRVLRPLRPFWRSTGFCPPLPHDQADHFLSWDQQLNLAYVGAVPHHGIEQVRTHWLLDLVTARVSDGPGLSYNFTHLDSYLDILRENQLHPGFELMGSPSGLFTDFEDKQQVFAWKDLVSLLARRYIGRYGLVHVSNWNFETWNEPDHHDFDNVSMTTQGFLNYYDACSEGLRAASPALRLGGPGDSFHAPPRSPLCWSLLGHCHGGTNFFTGEVGVRLDYISLHKKGAGSSIYILEQEKAAVQLIQQLFPMFSDTPIYNNEADPLVGWSQPQPWRADVTYAAMVVKVIAQHQNLLVANSSFSIRYMLLSNDNAFMSYHPHPFSQRTLTARFQVNNTRPPHVQLVRKPVLTAMALLALLDGEQLWAEVSQAGAVLDSNHTVGVLASVHRQVGPADAWRATVLVYASDDTRAHINHTISVTLRLHGVPPGPGLVYVTHYLDNQFCSPHSEWQREGQPDFPSAEQFRRMRAAEDPVRTVPHPLPIGGHLTLPVKLPLPSLLLVHVCAQPEKPPGQVSRLRALPLTQGQLVLVWSDEHVGSKCLWTYEIQFSQDGEAYTPVRRKPSTFNLFVFSPDSAAVSGSYRVRALDYWARPGPFSDPVPYLEVPAPRGPTAPDDP; from the exons ATGTCTTCCCCGCGGCCCGGAGCCGCCACTGTCCCGCCTGTGCGTCCCCGCGCCGCGCTACTTGCGCTCCTAGCTGTGCTCCCGGCCGCCCTGGCTGAGACCCCGCATCTGGTGCGGGTGGACGTGACCCGGGTGCTGCGGCCCCTGCGGCCCTTCTGGAGGAGCACGGGGTTCTG CCCTCCGCTGCCACATGACCAGGCCGACCATTTCCTCAGCTGGGACCAACAGCTCAACCTCGCCTATGTAGGTGCTGTCCCTCACCATGGCATTGAGCAGGTCCGGACCCACTGGCTGCTGGACCTCGTCACAGCCAG GGTGTCGGATGGGCCAGGCTTGAGCTACAACTTTACCCACCTGGACAGTTACCTGGACATTCTGAGGGAAAACCAGCTCCACCCAG GGTTCGAGCTGATGGGCAGCCCCTCAGGACTCTTCACTGACTTTGAGGACAAGCAGCAGGTGTTTGCATGGAAGGACCTGGTTTCTCTTCTGGCCAGGAGATACATTG GGCGGTATGGACTCGTTCATGTTTCTAACTGGAACTTCGAGACATGGAATGAGCCAGACCACCACGACTTCGACAATGTCTCCATGACCACCCAAG GCTTCCTGAACTACTATGATGCCTGCTCTGAGGGCCTGCGGGCCGCCAGCCCTGCGCTGCGGCTAGGGGGCCCCGGGGACTCTTTCCATGCCCCTCCTCGATCTCCGCTGTGCTGGAGCCTTCTGGGGCACTGCCATGGTGGTACCAACTTCTTCACTGGGGAGGTGGGCGTGCGGCTGGACTACATCTCCCTCCACAAGAAG GGTGCAGGCAGCTCCATATACATTCTGGAGCAGGAGAAGGCTGCAGTGCAGCTGATACAGCAGCTCTTCCCCATGTTCTCGGACACCCCCATTTACAACAATGAGGCAGACCCACTAGTCGGTTGGTCACAGCCGCAGCCGTGGAGGGCCGACGTGACCTACGCAGCCATGGTTGTGAAG GTCATCGCCCAGCACCAGAACCTGCTGGTGGCCAATAGCAGCTTCTCCATCAGATACATGCTCTTAAGCAACGACAATGCCTTCATGAGCTACCACCCACACCCCTTCTCGCAGCGCACGCTCACAGCGCGCTTCCAGGTCAACAACACCCGTCCCCCCCACGTGCAGCTGGTGCGCAAGCCGGTGCTTACCGCCATGGCGCTGCTGGCTCTGCTGG ATGGGGAGCAGCTCTGGGCCGAGGTGTCTCAGGCAGGGGCTGTCCTGGACAGCAACCACACGGTGGGCGTCCTGGCCAGTGTCCACAGGCAGGTGGGCCCTGCCGATGCCTGGCGTGCCACGGTGCTGGTCTACGCAAGTGATGACACCCGCGCCCACATCAACCACACCATTTCGGTGACCCTGAGGCTGCACGGGGTGCCCCCTGGCCCAG GACTGGTATATGTCACCCACTACTTGGACAACCAGTTCTGCAGCCCCCATAGTGAGTGGCAGCGCGAGGGCCAGCCAGACTTCCCCTCTGCAGAGCAGTTCCGGCGCATGCGTGCAGCTGAG GACCCAGTGCGCACAGTACCACACCCCTTACCCATTGGAGGCCACCTGACCCTGCCTGTCAAGCTCCCACTGCCCTCACTCTTActggtgcatgtgtgtgcacagccGGAGAAACCACCTGGCCAG GTCTCGCGGCTTCGTGCTCTGCCCCTGACCCAGGGGCAGCTGGTTCTGGTCTGGTCTGATGAGCACGTGGGCTCCAA GTGCCTGTGGACATACGAGATCCAGTTCTCTCAGGACGGTGAAGCATATACTCCAGTGAGGAGGAAGCCATCGACCTTTAACCTCTTTGTGTTCAGCCCAG ACTCGGCTGCTGTCTCGGGCTCCTACCGAGTGCGAGCACTGGACTACTGGGCCCGGCCAGGCCCATTCTCTGACCCTGTGCCATACCTGGAAGTCCCTGCCCCAAGAGGGCCAACAGCACCTGATGACCCATGA
- the SLC26A1 gene encoding sulfate anion transporter 1, which yields MDVTPEPPQHSRGLMLVQRQPPVSQGLCRTLKARLLQRCMCSLPRAQALLQDLIPATRWLRQYRPREYLAGDVMSGLVIGIILVPQAIAYSLLAGLQPIYSLYTSFFANIIYFLMGTSHHVSVGIFSLLCLMVGQVVDRELQLAGFDSSQDSLGPRTNGSILNDSASTLVLRPPDCGRDCYAIRIATALTLVAGVYQVFMGILQLGFVSTYLSQPLLDGFAMGASVTILTSQLRHLLGVRMPRHQGPGMVVSTWLSLLHNASQANLCDVVTSTVCLAVLLAAKELSDRCRHRLRVPLPTELLVIVVATTVSHFGQLHERFGSSVAGDIPTGFVAPRVPDPQLMQRVALDAVALALVGSAFSISLAEMFAHSHGYSVRANQELLAVGCCNILPAFFHCFATSAALAKSLVKTSTGCHTQLSSVVSAAVVLLVLLALAPLFRDLQRSVLACVIVVSLRGALRKVRELPQLWRLSPADAVVWVGTAATSMLVSTEAGLLAGVILSLLSLAGRTQRPHAALLARIGDSDFYEDTTEFEGLIPEPGVQVFRFAGPLHYANKDFFLQSLYGLTGLDAGRLAARGKEPGSEAEASERDPVDSKDPGPTSNRAALVPTAAGFHTVVIDCAPLLFLDVTGMATLQGLRQDYMALGISLLLACCSPPVRDALRRSGFLTEDEEEQLFHTVHSAVLAAHARHGELATADSTL from the exons ATGGATGTGACCCCTGAGCCTCCGCAGCACAGCAGGGGGCTGATGCTAGTTCAAAGGCAGCCACCAGTGTCCCAGGGTCTGTGCAGGACCCTGAAGGCCAGGCTGCTGCAGAGGTGCATGTGCAGCCTGCCCCGAGCTCAAGCACTGCTGCAGGACCTGATCCCTGCCACACGCTGGCTGCGCCAGTACCGCCCACGGGAGTACCTGGCAGGTGACGTCATGTCGGGGCTGGTCATCGGTATCATCCTGGTGCCACAGGCCATTGCCTACTCGCTGCTGGCCGGGCTGCAGCCCATCTACAGTCTCTACACATCCTTCTTTGCCAACATCATCTACTTTCTCATGGGCACTTCACACCACGTCTCTGTCGGCATCTTCAGTCTGCTCTGCCTAATGGTGGGGCAGGTGGTTGACCGAGAACTCCAATTGGCTGGCTTCGACTCCTCCCAGGACAGCCTGGGGCCTAGGACCAATGGCAGTATCCTCAACGACTCAGCTAGCACCCTGGTCCTCAGGCCACCTGACTGTGGGCGGGACTGCTACGCCATCCGCATCGCCACCGCCCTCACACTTGTGGCTGGGGTTTACCAG GTCTTCATGGGCATCCTCCAGCTGGGCTTCGTATCCACCTACCTCTCACAGCCCCTGCTTGACGGCTTTGCCATGGGGGCCTCTGTGACCATCCTGACCTCACAGCTCAGGCACCTCCTGGGTGTGAGGATGCCTCGGCAccaggggccaggcatggtggtcaGCACGTGGCTAAGCCTGCTGCACAACGCCAGCCAAGCCAACTTGTGCGATGTGGTCACCAGCACTGTGTGCCTGGCAGTGCTGCTGGCCGCTAAGGAGCTTTCAGACCGTTGCCGACACCGCCTGAGGGTACCATTGCCTACAGAgctgctggtcattgtggtggccACGACTGTGTCCCACTTTGGGCAGCTCCATGAGCGCTTTGGCTCAAGTGTGGCTGGCGATATCCCCACTGGCTTTGTGGCCCCGCGGGTGCCAGACCCCCAGCTGATGCAGCGTGTGGCCTTGGATGCTGTGGCCCTGGCCCTTGTGGGCTCAGCCTTTTCAATCTCACTGGCAGAGATGTTTGCCCATAGTCACGGCTACTCTGTCCGTGCTAACCAGGAACTGCTGGCCGTGGGCTGCTGCAACATACTGCCTGCCTTCTTTCACTGCTTTGCTACCAGTGCTGCCCTTGCCAAGAGCCTAGTAAAGACCTCCACTGGCTGCCATACGCAGCTGTCCAGCGTGGTCAGTGCTGCCGTGGTCCTACTAGTGCTGCTGGCACTGGCCCCACTGTTCCGGGACCTGCAGCGCAGTGTGCTAGCCTGTGTGATCGTTGTCAGCCTGCGCGGGGCCCTAAGAAAGGTGAGGGAGCTCCCTCAGCTATGGCGGCTAAGCCCAGCTGATGCAGTGGTCTGGGTAGGCACCGCAGCCACTTCCATGCTGGTCAGCACTGAGGCCGGGCTACTGGCTGGTGTGATCCTTTCACTGCTCAGCCTGGCAGGCCGGACACAGCGCCCACACGCAGCCTTACTTGCCCGCATTGGGGACTCGGACTTCTATGAGGACACCACAGAATTTGAGGGCCTCATCCCTGAGCCTGGAGTCCAGGTGTTCCGCTTCGCAGGGCCACTCCACTATGCCAACAAGGACTTCTTCCTACAGTCCCTCTACGGCCTGACGGGGCTGGATGCAGGGCGCTTGGCGGCCAGAGGGAAGGAACCGGGCTCAGAGGCAGAGGCCAGTGAGAGAGATCCTGTCGATAGCAAAGACCCTGGCCCCACGAGTAACAGGGCTGCACTGGTGCCCACGGCAGCTGGCTTCCACACGGTGGTCATCGACTGTGCCCCACTGCTGTTTTTGGACGTGACTGGCATGGCCACACTGCAGGGTCTGCGCCAAGATTACATGGCCCTGGGCATTAGCCTGCTCCTGGCCTGCTGCAGCCCCCCGGTGAGGGATGCTCTGAGGAGAAGTGGCTTCCTCACAGAGGATGAGGAGGAACAGCTGTTCCACACTGTGCACAGCGCCGTGCTAGCTGCTCATGCCCGCCATGGGGAGCTGGCGACTGCCGACTCTACTCTCTAA
- the IDUA gene encoding alpha-L-iduronidase isoform X3, translating into MGSPSGLFTDFEDKQQVFAWKDLVSLLARRYIGRYGLVHVSNWNFETWNEPDHHDFDNVSMTTQGFLNYYDACSEGLRAASPALRLGGPGDSFHAPPRSPLCWSLLGHCHGGTNFFTGEVGVRLDYISLHKKGAGSSIYILEQEKAAVQLIQQLFPMFSDTPIYNNEADPLVGWSQPQPWRADVTYAAMVVKVIAQHQNLLVANSSFSIRYMLLSNDNAFMSYHPHPFSQRTLTARFQVNNTRPPHVQLVRKPVLTAMALLALLDGEQLWAEVSQAGAVLDSNHTVGVLASVHRQVGPADAWRATVLVYASDDTRAHINHTISVTLRLHGVPPGPGLVYVTHYLDNQFCSPHSEWQREGQPDFPSAEQFRRMRAAEDPVRTVPHPLPIGGHLTLPVKLPLPSLLLVHVCAQPEKPPGQVSRLRALPLTQGQLVLVWSDEHVGSKCLWTYEIQFSQDGEAYTPVRRKPSTFNLFVFSPDSAAVSGSYRVRALDYWARPGPFSDPVPYLEVPAPRGPTAPDDP; encoded by the exons ATGGGCAGCCCCTCAGGACTCTTCACTGACTTTGAGGACAAGCAGCAGGTGTTTGCATGGAAGGACCTGGTTTCTCTTCTGGCCAGGAGATACATTG GGCGGTATGGACTCGTTCATGTTTCTAACTGGAACTTCGAGACATGGAATGAGCCAGACCACCACGACTTCGACAATGTCTCCATGACCACCCAAG GCTTCCTGAACTACTATGATGCCTGCTCTGAGGGCCTGCGGGCCGCCAGCCCTGCGCTGCGGCTAGGGGGCCCCGGGGACTCTTTCCATGCCCCTCCTCGATCTCCGCTGTGCTGGAGCCTTCTGGGGCACTGCCATGGTGGTACCAACTTCTTCACTGGGGAGGTGGGCGTGCGGCTGGACTACATCTCCCTCCACAAGAAG GGTGCAGGCAGCTCCATATACATTCTGGAGCAGGAGAAGGCTGCAGTGCAGCTGATACAGCAGCTCTTCCCCATGTTCTCGGACACCCCCATTTACAACAATGAGGCAGACCCACTAGTCGGTTGGTCACAGCCGCAGCCGTGGAGGGCCGACGTGACCTACGCAGCCATGGTTGTGAAG GTCATCGCCCAGCACCAGAACCTGCTGGTGGCCAATAGCAGCTTCTCCATCAGATACATGCTCTTAAGCAACGACAATGCCTTCATGAGCTACCACCCACACCCCTTCTCGCAGCGCACGCTCACAGCGCGCTTCCAGGTCAACAACACCCGTCCCCCCCACGTGCAGCTGGTGCGCAAGCCGGTGCTTACCGCCATGGCGCTGCTGGCTCTGCTGG ATGGGGAGCAGCTCTGGGCCGAGGTGTCTCAGGCAGGGGCTGTCCTGGACAGCAACCACACGGTGGGCGTCCTGGCCAGTGTCCACAGGCAGGTGGGCCCTGCCGATGCCTGGCGTGCCACGGTGCTGGTCTACGCAAGTGATGACACCCGCGCCCACATCAACCACACCATTTCGGTGACCCTGAGGCTGCACGGGGTGCCCCCTGGCCCAG GACTGGTATATGTCACCCACTACTTGGACAACCAGTTCTGCAGCCCCCATAGTGAGTGGCAGCGCGAGGGCCAGCCAGACTTCCCCTCTGCAGAGCAGTTCCGGCGCATGCGTGCAGCTGAG GACCCAGTGCGCACAGTACCACACCCCTTACCCATTGGAGGCCACCTGACCCTGCCTGTCAAGCTCCCACTGCCCTCACTCTTActggtgcatgtgtgtgcacagccGGAGAAACCACCTGGCCAG GTCTCGCGGCTTCGTGCTCTGCCCCTGACCCAGGGGCAGCTGGTTCTGGTCTGGTCTGATGAGCACGTGGGCTCCAA GTGCCTGTGGACATACGAGATCCAGTTCTCTCAGGACGGTGAAGCATATACTCCAGTGAGGAGGAAGCCATCGACCTTTAACCTCTTTGTGTTCAGCCCAG ACTCGGCTGCTGTCTCGGGCTCCTACCGAGTGCGAGCACTGGACTACTGGGCCCGGCCAGGCCCATTCTCTGACCCTGTGCCATACCTGGAAGTCCCTGCCCCAAGAGGGCCAACAGCACCTGATGACCCATGA
- the IDUA gene encoding alpha-L-iduronidase isoform X2 encodes MSSPRPGAATVPPVRPRAALLALLAVLPAALAETPHLVRVDVTRVLRPLRPFWRSTGFCPPLPHDQADHFLSWDQQLNLAYVGAVPHHGIEQVRTHWLLDLVTARVSDGPGLSYNFTHLDSYLDILRENQLHPGRYGLVHVSNWNFETWNEPDHHDFDNVSMTTQGFLNYYDACSEGLRAASPALRLGGPGDSFHAPPRSPLCWSLLGHCHGGTNFFTGEVGVRLDYISLHKKGAGSSIYILEQEKAAVQLIQQLFPMFSDTPIYNNEADPLVGWSQPQPWRADVTYAAMVVKVIAQHQNLLVANSSFSIRYMLLSNDNAFMSYHPHPFSQRTLTARFQVNNTRPPHVQLVRKPVLTAMALLALLDGEQLWAEVSQAGAVLDSNHTVGVLASVHRQVGPADAWRATVLVYASDDTRAHINHTISVTLRLHGVPPGPGLVYVTHYLDNQFCSPHSEWQREGQPDFPSAEQFRRMRAAEDPVRTVPHPLPIGGHLTLPVKLPLPSLLLVHVCAQPEKPPGQVSRLRALPLTQGQLVLVWSDEHVGSKCLWTYEIQFSQDGEAYTPVRRKPSTFNLFVFSPDSAAVSGSYRVRALDYWARPGPFSDPVPYLEVPAPRGPTAPDDP; translated from the exons ATGTCTTCCCCGCGGCCCGGAGCCGCCACTGTCCCGCCTGTGCGTCCCCGCGCCGCGCTACTTGCGCTCCTAGCTGTGCTCCCGGCCGCCCTGGCTGAGACCCCGCATCTGGTGCGGGTGGACGTGACCCGGGTGCTGCGGCCCCTGCGGCCCTTCTGGAGGAGCACGGGGTTCTG CCCTCCGCTGCCACATGACCAGGCCGACCATTTCCTCAGCTGGGACCAACAGCTCAACCTCGCCTATGTAGGTGCTGTCCCTCACCATGGCATTGAGCAGGTCCGGACCCACTGGCTGCTGGACCTCGTCACAGCCAG GGTGTCGGATGGGCCAGGCTTGAGCTACAACTTTACCCACCTGGACAGTTACCTGGACATTCTGAGGGAAAACCAGCTCCACCCAG GGCGGTATGGACTCGTTCATGTTTCTAACTGGAACTTCGAGACATGGAATGAGCCAGACCACCACGACTTCGACAATGTCTCCATGACCACCCAAG GCTTCCTGAACTACTATGATGCCTGCTCTGAGGGCCTGCGGGCCGCCAGCCCTGCGCTGCGGCTAGGGGGCCCCGGGGACTCTTTCCATGCCCCTCCTCGATCTCCGCTGTGCTGGAGCCTTCTGGGGCACTGCCATGGTGGTACCAACTTCTTCACTGGGGAGGTGGGCGTGCGGCTGGACTACATCTCCCTCCACAAGAAG GGTGCAGGCAGCTCCATATACATTCTGGAGCAGGAGAAGGCTGCAGTGCAGCTGATACAGCAGCTCTTCCCCATGTTCTCGGACACCCCCATTTACAACAATGAGGCAGACCCACTAGTCGGTTGGTCACAGCCGCAGCCGTGGAGGGCCGACGTGACCTACGCAGCCATGGTTGTGAAG GTCATCGCCCAGCACCAGAACCTGCTGGTGGCCAATAGCAGCTTCTCCATCAGATACATGCTCTTAAGCAACGACAATGCCTTCATGAGCTACCACCCACACCCCTTCTCGCAGCGCACGCTCACAGCGCGCTTCCAGGTCAACAACACCCGTCCCCCCCACGTGCAGCTGGTGCGCAAGCCGGTGCTTACCGCCATGGCGCTGCTGGCTCTGCTGG ATGGGGAGCAGCTCTGGGCCGAGGTGTCTCAGGCAGGGGCTGTCCTGGACAGCAACCACACGGTGGGCGTCCTGGCCAGTGTCCACAGGCAGGTGGGCCCTGCCGATGCCTGGCGTGCCACGGTGCTGGTCTACGCAAGTGATGACACCCGCGCCCACATCAACCACACCATTTCGGTGACCCTGAGGCTGCACGGGGTGCCCCCTGGCCCAG GACTGGTATATGTCACCCACTACTTGGACAACCAGTTCTGCAGCCCCCATAGTGAGTGGCAGCGCGAGGGCCAGCCAGACTTCCCCTCTGCAGAGCAGTTCCGGCGCATGCGTGCAGCTGAG GACCCAGTGCGCACAGTACCACACCCCTTACCCATTGGAGGCCACCTGACCCTGCCTGTCAAGCTCCCACTGCCCTCACTCTTActggtgcatgtgtgtgcacagccGGAGAAACCACCTGGCCAG GTCTCGCGGCTTCGTGCTCTGCCCCTGACCCAGGGGCAGCTGGTTCTGGTCTGGTCTGATGAGCACGTGGGCTCCAA GTGCCTGTGGACATACGAGATCCAGTTCTCTCAGGACGGTGAAGCATATACTCCAGTGAGGAGGAAGCCATCGACCTTTAACCTCTTTGTGTTCAGCCCAG ACTCGGCTGCTGTCTCGGGCTCCTACCGAGTGCGAGCACTGGACTACTGGGCCCGGCCAGGCCCATTCTCTGACCCTGTGCCATACCTGGAAGTCCCTGCCCCAAGAGGGCCAACAGCACCTGATGACCCATGA